CTTATAGCTCTTGATTTTGAGAAAAGAGGCTTCATTGTATATTTGACCATTCTCGATGAAAAAGACTTCAAGTACGTCGAATCGAACCCCATAACAGATGATatcaactacttgaacttgaacgatACTTTAAGCTATGAATCACAATTGAGCAAGTTCCAGCAGTTGTTGGAGTTACCTGTAATTCCATTCCCTGGAGCTGAGCCTCATAACTTACGATTGGTAGGAGTCGTATTTGCTCCTAGTCTTTTTTTCCCTATTGGTCCCATAGAAAACATCACCGTAGCCACTTGGACAAAGTTCACTGATAGGGAGTTGCTCTACCTCAAGTTGTTCTCTTCTGGATTGATAAGTCTAATCAGAAACCAGCAGAGTAAAACAATTTTGATTAGCACCAATATCGTCAGTTCCTTGGAGATCCCCTACCATGCTCCAGAGACATTGTTCCAGAATCACTTGAAACATTTGTTCACTACTTTGACAAGGGAAGTCCGCCAGCATGGGTTGTCTGTAACCCAGGTAAGGTTGGGAAATTTACACCTCTCAAACCAACGTAGCAATTCTGGCTCGCGAATCGCCAATCTCGTAAACTCAGAGATTAGAAGCTGGGATGAAGATATGAGGTCCTTGTATGCTGATAGTTTTTCCAAAGCCCAGTATAAGGCTAACCCTATCAAATCTACTGGGGGAAGAGGTACGAGCCTTCGAGAATTGTACCATATTTTGTTTGACTTGCTCTATTCCAAGGGAAGAAGTCCCGGAATAGTGTACTGTGGAACTGGAGCAAGAGCGTATGCCATCATTTCCAAGTTATTGCCAGAGTCCTGGTTGGAATGGATCTTGAGATAGCAGTGTACATATTGAGAGCGTGTAAATAGCGGGGCAAGGAATAAGATATCAGGAAATATTTTTATGtcaattgcaagaagatATCATTATATTTCTAGCAACTTAATCTAATAACAATCAATCAATGTATACGACTCCATATAGTTTATCAACCATAACCATAACTCTAGCCCTAACTTTTTAGCAATCCGGTAAACACACTACTTTTGGTTTTCATCTCCTGGAAAATTTTCATAAATAGACAACTCAATTTCATcacattttcttttcttcttcttcacgTCCATGGTCAAAGATTTGTTTTCGAGGCTCACAAAAGGATCCTCGGATCTTCATATGCCTTGGGGAAAGTCTCCTGCCACATAAGCGGAAACGCAGTGGATTTACCAATCCACTTGAGAGGATTGTGGAATAAAATCAGAAGTTGTCAATTCCAGCGATGTTAAAGTTGTGATTATATCTACAGTGGAGTTGCTAATTCGTCTATGGATCTTGTCTCTTTCGAGCTCTGGCAATGAAAGTGTTCTGATTGGTCAGAatgagttgttgaagttgttccttttatttttttcacaATCACCTCTCATTGTCCCAGTTGGTCTTTATCCCATCTGGTGATTTCCTTTCAGAGGAACTGTTCGGCAATGGGAATTTGTTTCCTAAACGATAGTTATAACAAGTGATCAACAACTGTTGATTAACCCAATGGAGCTTACTCTTGACCCATGGACGtccttctctttttcttcaagccTGTGCCTGACTGTTGCCTGTGGTGATGGTTGAGGGTGCATAGTCGAATATGCCAGGCTTACTATCTATGTattttgtttcaacttcaggTGAGGTTGTGTAGTATTTATCGGTCATAGTTCATGCATTCGTGCAATTGTGTCAGACTTTACAATGATGAAACATACAAGCAAACATAGAGTCAAGCTCTGATTCATTCTATTTCACCGTCTGGAAAGATGACGGGTTCTAGGATAAGGACGAgagttgcaaaattttctgaaaagtcTTTTACATTTGTACGAAAGGAAGTGATATTGAACTGTTAAATATTATCGTCGCAAAATATTAGTGTTGTAATCCATTAATTGAACTATAGTACATATGTAATATACAATCATGAAACATTGAGAAGAATAAATAATGAGAGGAGTAGGATAGAGTCGCTATTCAACCTTCCAATGACTTGTAAGTGAAGTGCCACCGTTTGAACTACTATCGTTTCCCAGTAGTTCGGCAGCATAGAGTAAGATCGTAGTGGCCATATTGACCCAGTTCCAGAATTGCCATGGATGAACCACGATCAGCACTGCCGACGATGAGAAGAATCCCCAAATTTTCAACTCCGTACCTAATTCTCCACTGTACAGCAACATCAAGTGGGTATACACTGCGATGACTATACAAGGCGAGTAAGCGTAGATCAAGCTTATAATGGCCGATGGTGGTTGATGATGGGGAGGTTTGAGACGGAATGACTTCCTGTCTCTCAAAGGAGTTATTGGTTTGGTGACCTCCTTAAAGGAGATTGACTCTTCAAGATTCGTATCTTCTGTTGTCGGTATACTAGAAGCTAACTCTGAAAGCGACTTGTTAGAGGCTTGGCGAGACCTCGTGGCTTGTGGAGGAGTTCTGGGAGGTGTGTTTGGGTAAGCAGCGTTTTGATAGAGCAATGGAATAATCTTGGTAGCTGCGTAAAACACACCTATTCTATAggccaagttcaacaacaacgGCAAGGTCAACTTCTGGATTGCCATAAGGAGAAATTCCCAGATTGTCTTAAAGGAACCTGGAAGGTTTGAAGCTAGGAAAGGGATGAGCTGAGAGATTGGGTTGATGATCTGGTGAGGTAATTTGGGAATCTCGTTTCTTAAGTTATTTGTAGCTTGAGTGAATAGAGACGTCAATGTTCTTGTAGCTCCTTCAGAAAGTATGGGGAAGGTCTCGTAGATGCAACGAACTACGTAAGCAAACAAGAGAGACGATTCAATCATGGAGCCTTTTCCAGATACGATACCATATCCACCAATTCCGACCGTAAGAGTTAGCAACGAACCCAAGAGCGATGCTGAGACAATGTCGATGGTAAAGGGAAATACGTAGATTCTGTAGAGGAAGTAGAAGGCGGCTGTGATTGTTGAGCCACTTCCTACAAGCGAGATGATCAACCAAGTGTCTGATTTGTAGATAGTTAACCAGTTGATGGTTTGTCCGATGGCTTGGATAAGCAAAAGCGAGCAGAAACCTTCTAGGATTGTGAAGACTGGTGTAGCattgatcaacaagaaacgCCAGATATCCACAGGGTTGATGTACTTGTAGACGACCTTATTTTCTGTTCTGTAATATGACAAAAAGAACGTCAAAAGACTGGGAATGACAAAGTGTTGTGAATAGTAGAGGATGGAGATCCATCTGAAGtacttgcttcttcttgtgaCAAGTCTTATGGTCATAAGCAGAAAGTATAACAAGAACGTCGTTAAGGAGAAAGCCAATCCGCAAGTGACCCCTCCAACGTCAAACGCTAGGGGTATGGTCAATATTACAAGGACCAAATATAGGGTTCCTAGAAACGCTCTGACAGATCGTATTATTCTAGATAATACAGATGCCATGATGtgatgaatatgaatacGTGATATAGTGCAAGATTGGTAAGGAAGTGAACCTATCTGGATATgaaatgatgaagaatatgttaatgaagttgaatataTTTATGACGAAGtgaattgcaaattaaGTCAGTTAATCTAGTGGATAATTGAGGTCTGAGGAATCCAAAACATGAACAGTAGgaatgaaaagaatgcCAGATACAGTTGAAGGTTGAACAAAACTTTTGTATATCGTGATTTCGGTTCTGGGCAAACACTTTATGCTACAGGTATTGACGgttcagaagttgaaatgAATAAAGATCCGGAAGATCCAGCTAATTTGATGGAGAAGATATGGAAAAAAAAGATGGTAAAAATCTCACTAGAAAAAGGCGAGGAAAAAAAACTATTGAGTATACCCTTAAATTTACCAAATTAGATAAATATATTTTCGCTATGAAGGAGCCTATTTTTTCTAGGAAGCGCTGGGATTGTCACTTTTCGACAGTCAAAGAAATACACGTTATATACACGTATCGACTCAGCtaattcttcagcagcagaatctctttctggaatgAGGACATTGGCATTGACAACAAGTCCACCATTTGGAATTCGAATTGTAGAGGACGACGGGATGCTACGATGTCGCGCTATAATTTAAATTTCCAGTGCGAAATCTGGTGGTGATATGGAGAATGTCGCGTTTGGAATGATaactggaagaagatcagGGACCACAAAACGGACCAGTTATGAGCCAcaaaagagaaggagaacaGGTTGGCAGCGGAGCGAGGCCAGAGAAACAGAGTAAAAAGCGAGAGTCGCTGCTATGACTTTTCCCGATCCTAGCTTTGTATAGACAAGTCTAGCATCGAGATAAGTCGTCTGGCAAAATGTCGTGCTGGCTCCCCTATTTCATCTCGTTTTCCAACTGTGGGAAGCTTTTTGTGAATTTCAGCTTAAGGCAAGAGCCCACAGACAATGCTCGTATTGTTCAGGAACAGTTTCTCGTGGTGGAATGGGCGACAGCTGAAACTGGCTCTACAACAAGTTTCACGTTCATGTCGTCGACAGGCCATTTGTCTATACTGCCCGTTCTGGCTTACTGTCACACTACACTGGAGTAGGATCTTCTGACCTTAACGAGCGGCACCGCACAAACCACACACCAGCTGTAAATACCAATTCTAAATCCGTAGGTGGTAAATGCTGGCGTAGACTTTCTGTGCCGACAATGACGTTCAGAGCAAAGCTCAGGATAGTTCTCTCTCTGCGTAGTTTGTAGCTTCGGAATAATCCTATTGCAAATTCTGAACCATTTTGCAGCTCATCTTGCGTCTGCGAGAAAAGCTTATCTAAGATTCGAGATCTCTTCAACTGAAGATGTGCACCACTTTCCCTAGATTGACTAGGAATCgaggagaagaaggagcAGAAGAGACACAACCTGTAGTCGAAATAGGGCTGTCCAATCGGCTTTCTTCCAGGCAAAACTTTGTCCAGCCAGACTTCTACACTAGTAGAGCTACTGTAGATTCTTATACCGGAGCTTAGCTAATCAGGGCAAGACTGATATTCAAAAAAGCACTTCAGCTCAGGAAAGAGaggaacaagaagattcagCAGTTACCACCAGCTTCGGATCTTATTATCTGTATCACAAGCCAATATCTCGAATCAGTATATAATACCTGGAGAACAGGGGTAGAACGACCACTGTGGTAGATTACTTACTCTGCAACCAATTTGTGcgaattcaaaaagattACCCAAAAGGGCCATGACAATAGATGGCATCTTTTTGACttaaatttgaaaactcCCTGGGCAGTTCCATAAGGTGGTTCATGTAGCAGATCATTGTTCTCCATAAAGATTTTGTATGGGACTCAAATCCCCAAATGGGGTCTACAACCCGCTATTTCCAGTTTTTGAAAGGAGttttcctcttcgtcaCCAACCTGTCGCAGTCCAGTAGGTGACAAATCGCAACCGTTAGCGATGAGTGTCAAAATACGGACTTTATATGCAGATGAAGtttttatttttcacttctacCATGTTACTAGAGGATTGAAACTCGTCAAAAGAATCTTATTTTGACTGTGGTGTGTCGCTGAAACGAGAAACCAATGGCCAGACAAGTGAAGAGAAGACCGCATGCCTCGGCGAGACCGGAATCTTCTTCGGATTCCAAGAAGCCGAAGCTCAAACATGGAAGACACCAAATGAGAACCGTTACTAGAACAGCCAGAAGGCCCGGCCAACAggactttgaagaagaatcccAAGACACGTATGACAATCAACAGCTTGGTGAAGATGGGCAGaatgacgaagaaagcGAAGATGagcaagaaattgaacagGAAAGTGGAAAGGCATATGAAGCACTTTTGACCTTGTTAAAATCTGACCACAAGGAGTCGAAGCCAGCCAGGAAGTCTGACAAAGTGGAAGAAAAccaagacgaagaagaagaagacgatgaagaaatagcAGGAGCTAATGTACAAAACGAGGAAGATCaagataatgaagatgacaacGAGGTGCTAACatcagatgaagaagaggatgatgaagattcagCTCGAGGATTAGCACAAGATCCTCTTGAAGCCCATTTCAATCGTGTAGAGGATTCCTATATAGACAACCAAGAGAGGTTGGTCATCaaggaaagagaaaaatgGACtactgtagaaaagaagacatATGATAACTTGGGGTACTCTTCTTTGACCCAGAGTCCTCCAGGACGAGCTATATCCATTCCATCCAAGACGAAAGTTAAGATTTCTGACTTTTTCATTAAGAAAAGGGTGTTGGATGCCTTTGAGGCTACATATCCTTCtgattttgaaaagttATCTCCTTTAGACTTGGCGCTTTTAGAGCCTATGATGAAGTACCAGGACATCAACTTTCCTTATAAGACCTTCAGCAACACTTCATACAGAAAGTTGTATGCCCTTCATGCATTGAACCACATTTACAAAACCAGAGACAGAATCATAAAGAACACAacaaaattgaacaactaTAGAGAAGCTTTGAAAAATGGCACGGCCAATTTGGATTCCCAAGAACCGGAATTTAGGGATCAAGGGTTCACACGTCCAAAAGTGCTTATTCTCTTACCAACCAGAAATTCATGTTACGAATTGGTTGAACTACTCATTAAACTTTCAGGCTGtgaacaacaagaaaataaGAAAAAGTTCATGAATCAATTCTATGCTAAAGAATTACCACCAGACACCAAGCCTCTTGATTTTAGAGACTCTTTCAAAGGAAACAACAACGATTTCTTTTGTCTTGggttgaagttgacaaGAAAATCATTGAAGTTATACTCTTCATTCTACTCTTCCGATATAATTATTGCATCTCCTATCGGACTCTCTATGATCTTGGAGAACCCAGATAAGAAAAAGAGACAGTACgattttgtttcttctattgAAGTATTGATTGTTGACAGAGCcaaccaaattgaaatgCAAAACTGGGAAAATGTGGCTACAGTTATGCGTTATGTCAATAAAATCCCTAAAGATTTCCACGATGCAGACTTTTCAAGAATCAGAATGTGGTCTATCAATGACCAAAGTAAGCTACTCAGACAAAATTTGATCTTCAGTGAATACTTGACACCaaatatcaacaacttgataaCCTCCAAATCTTTCAACATCGGAAACAAGACAAAATTCAAGCCAATAATtaattccaacaattgtATTATGAACTCGATTggtttgaaattgaagcaGATTTTCCAAAGATTTGACAGCCCATCGCCGGTTCTGGATCCTGAAGTAAgattcaagttcttcatcaatACTGTATTACCATCGTTgatgaaatcttcttcgtattcTGACGGTATTATGATCTTTGTTCCTTCTTACTTTGACTATCTCAGAATCAAACACCACTTGAAGTCATCtaccaagttcaactttggATCCATTGACGAGTACAGTTCCCAGTCAAAGTCCACCAAGGCTAGACAACAGTTCATGGCTGGCAAAATCAATATCATGTTGTACACTGAAAGATTGCACTATTTtagaagatttgaaatcaGCGGGGTCAAGACGATGTTGATGTACGGTTTACCCAGCAATCCAGTCTTCTACAAGGAGTTGGTAAGATTTATTGGTAAATCTGTTTTTAGAGAACAATGtgacttggacttggctTTTGTCAAGATCCTATTCTCCAAATGGGACGCTGTTACTTTAGAGAGGGTCGTTGGTAACGAAAGGGCACATGCATTATGTAACTCACCTAATGAGTTATTTGAGTTTAGATAGTTTTCATAAAAATTCTCTACAATATAATattacaatttcaagacaTTAAGAGTCGTATATGACCAATTATAATCTAAATAACACTAATATACATCGGGGCAAACAATGAGCCGTTCTATGAACTCAAAGTATTGAAGGCCATTATGAAACATCCTATAGCTACATATGGACTCAATCTCTCACCAACTCTGGCAAATTTCCAAAATACACCTAAGATTCCAGTCTTTCTGCTGTCTAAGAGAGCAGGAGCTGTAGCATGGACGTAAGTACACGTGCAGATCAATAGGAGTATCACCTGTAACAACGAttggaagttgaacaaagcAGTCTTGAAGTGTTAGTATGAGATTTtaaaatctgaaaaaaaaGTAGATCTCCACTGAAAGAATCCAAAAGTTCAAAAATCGAAAAGTCCCTACAAgattcaacttggctttCCTCTCATAATGGACAGATCCTCAATACTCATGTACATACCATTGTTTTGTTCGCAGCTATTGGtaaagaaaatggaagtCCTGAGGATCACATAGTTTACAAACACATATTGAGATTGATGTCGCAGTGGaatatcaacaatgtcTCCAATGTCGCACTTCTTCCCTATACTTCTACACTTTAGAAGAGTTAAATTAAATCATATTTAGGACAATTGTTTGGTTCTAGACCTTTCACTTTGCTTTAGGTATGCTGTTCTTTTCTCAGTAGGATAATCTTTTGTCCAAAATGGGGTTTTCAAGGATTTCTATATCTTgcatttttcgcagccattctCATTTAAATATGAAGTGGTCAGTAATTGATTTAAGAGTTCAAGATATTCGTTTAGTTCTTCAAATGGCATTCGTTAAAttaaattatatataaatgtAGTAAATTCTTCTCGCTTTTGTGACCAAAGTGAATCAGTAGCTCTATTTCTTGCAAAACATTTCGCTAAATCTAAGAGGACAATCGTATTTGCCGGCTATCAACTCAATGAACTCCAACTTAGAATTGTCAGTCTGCCtttgaaattcaaaatacttgttgaattcGTTGACATTGCGCAACAAGGCAGTAGAGTGGTACTTTTGCTCTTTATCTCCAAACACACCAAGCAATTGTGTCCAACTCCATTCACCATTGATGTCATTGTATGATCTGGTTGGTCCCTTAATCATTCTCTCGACAGTGTAACCATCGTtattgatcaagaagatcttaGGCATGTTTGGCAAAAATTCCTTGTATTTGAGGAACGAAGACAATTCCTGGATAGTCATCTGGGCTGCCCCATCACCTTCAATTAAGATGATTCTTCTATCACTACCAAGGTCATTGACTGCCATGGTAGCACCGAAAGTGGATGGCAATGCATAGCCAATGGATCCATAGTAATTCTGGGTTAATAATTGAACACCTTGTGGAAGCATTATGTCAGGTAAAGCAAAGCAGAATGACATGGTGTCCATTACCAAAAGATCACCAGGCTGCAAATTCTCATTCAAATAGTCCACTAGTTTTGTTTGTGGAATGTAATCGGTATTGTTGTCTTGCTCATATAAAGTTGGTGGGAAGAACTTGTAGCtaatattattgttgtttaTGTTCTCAATCTTGTTGAGGTCTAATTTAAAGAGTAATGCATCCAACAACTGGCCCATAGAGAACAACCTCTTTCCAGACTCAGGATTTTTAATGTTAATGATGTGTTCATTGACCTTGATGTAATCAGGgttgatttcaatataCTCCTCGATATTGGAGAAGTCATTGGAATAACCAGCAGTCGTAGTTTCAGCATTAAAGTATCCcaaattgatcaagaaaTCGGTGTTTCTCTCCAATTGTCTGGACACTTCCTTGCTTGAAGAACCAATGCCAAAGTAAAGACCTACAAAGTTGCTGAGCGACTCATCTATGTTTCTAGCCATGTTTGTCgaaaacaacttgacgAAGTTGGAAGGTAATTTAGCAACAAGTgtattcaacttgtcttGAAGATTGAATCTGGTAGTCAAGCAATCCGACAACAACGATGGGTTCTTACTCTTGTACAATCTGAACAAAATAGCGTCAACAACGTCTTCTAATACTTCGACGCCAGAAGTGGTCAATTGGATTTCAAGAGGTAATGGGGTTTCATATAATCTATAGCTTGGGACTATTAAGTTGGTAATATCACAAGGGATAAAGAGGTATCCAGGTCTAGATTCCTGGAGAATCTTAACCAAAACTCTATCAATCTTTTCCATGTTCCTTTGCAAATCACTGTCTAAAGATTCCTGAATAACTGAGATAGGTTcaatcatcttcttgtagacATCATGATTTGGCTGACACAAAGGATTCTTGTTTTGAATTAAGTGGTGGTGGTTTCTAACGTCGCTGCCGTTAATGGCATGGTCACGTTGTGGTAAGGAGGTGGTGCCTACAATGTGAAGCACAGGAGAAAACTCAGCAAACGATCCAGCGATTCCGTTAATGGCCGACAATTCACCAACACCGAATGTAGAAATAAAAGTGCTCAAACCTCCAATGGCCCTGGAGTATCCATCAGCAGTGTAGGCACCATTCAATTCGTTACATAAGCCAATAAACTTTATGTCTCTTCCAGCGACAACTGGAGAGTACAAGTGTTCCAACAAATCGACATTGAAGTCGCCAGGAATACCAAAGATGGACCTCAACTTTGGATTAGCCTGAGAGATTCTGAGGAAGAGATACTCGCCCAAAGTGACGTTTTCAGGAACCGTAGGAGAAGAAGTGCCTGGAAGGCGTATTGTTTCTTGCACAGGGGTCATAGTATACGCTAAGAGATTTGGAAAgtatttcgcagccaacGATAAGAGTGCGGCACAGTGAAGTAGAGCAGATAAAAGGAAAGTGAATCCACGAAGATATTTGGGTTTATTTATACTGGTGGAGAAAGCCGAGAATACAGAAACACGGTTATAGGGGCTTCTGGAGTCCTGGGGTATAATTCGTGGACCCCATACCGATATCAGACGAGTCCCCCGTTTGTGTGGAGTGGTATGAGGAAAGTCTAGCTCTGGGCTCGCTTATGGACGGATATTCACGGGTATCGGGGCTAATTGCACAACCTGATGATGCCACTTCCTCCACGCTCCAGAATTGTGTGCCACTCGCAGTTCACTGGGAATAGAGGGGAGTTACGCCGAGAGCTCATTTCTCTTCCGAGATCACAGTTTTCGGGATAGCAGTTCCTTCAGGGTACAACAATTGAATTGCGGTGCTAACAGTCTGACTTTACGCAAGATGCTTTACAGAACTCTACTGAGTGGAGTCCAAGCTCACGTGCTCCCCAGTCACGGTGTTAGACTAGGTTGCAAATGCCAGGAAAGAAATTTCCCAGCTAATAGCAGGTACTCGGAATTAGTAAAATGATAGACTTCCTAGTCGCAGCAGATTCGCAATTGACTCAGACTGCATTGGTATGATTCAATTTGTGCGGTATGCATAGCATAATATTCTCAATGTGCGTCTGGATGCGAATCTCCTGGCATTGCCTTGAATAACCGAGTTGCCATGAAATGGATGTCGTGCCGTGGAAGGCGTCTGGTGTCTGGTTCGTTTAGGATACCCCATTCAGTTCCCGCTTTTGGATTTGTTCCAGACTCCTGAGCTACCCGAGAATCGCAACTGGAGACAGACTCGGTTAGTGGAGGAGATCGTTTTCTTCGAGATCTGTCTGATAACGGTTACTCGGAACGGTTGAGCCGGTTATCAATGGAATCAACGGCCTCAGACAAAAATCTGGGTGCCAAATATGGAGAggattttgcaacctgtTCGGCGATTATACATTTTCGTGTCTGAGATTTTTGGTCCGCAAGAATCTAAGACTTCCGCAGAAGCCATCCCACTCTTATTTGAGGAGCTGAATCCGCAAGAAAATGGCGGAGTATTCGGAAATTACATATTGGAGCTAGCAAGGTACAAGAGATGATGTCGTTAGTACAAATTCGTGTTTCGTCTGTCTGTAAATTCCGACATTTCTGGTACTTTCTGACAAGGCTCATTATGCCAGATCAAAAGTCGCCGAATTCCCGAAAAACCAATCAAGCTCAAAGAAAATCCTCAACTTACATTTCCATAAACTTCAGGAACCAACTTGCCTCTTTCCAGCTTCCAAACTCTGTCGCTTTCATCTTGACCATTTCTACTACTAATGGCTGTGAAATATAGTTGCCTACAAAGAACACCGATGTGCAGGACCGATATCCAGCATTCAAAAAAAAGTGTCTATAATGAATCGCTGATTGACTCAGACGTGAATCCCGTACGAACCATGACCATATAGCAAAACAACGAGTATCCATCATTACCATAGATATACGTATCTGAtcttttcatcaattctaATACAAGACATACAATTACCAAAAAAGGTGCTTCATTTTTCGCCTTGAAAGGACGACAAATCACGATCTAGTTATTGTCACCAGTCTCTTCCTACTTGCGAACAAAATCCACAAATCAGCTGGAATCACGACCCGTGAGAAATAAAAAACAGCAATACAAGCATTCCAAAGTCGGATAGACCACTTTCCCATACCTTTATCCACATTTTAGTGTCAAGATGGCGGACTATACTGAGCCATTCCAGATGGACGAAGAGTTGCGAGAAAGCTCTATGGACACTACAAACACAGAAGGCACATTCCAATCATTGAGAATACCGACAAGCTATATGGACggaaatggaaatgacAGCAGTAACAATGATTCACATATAAATATCAACGGTGCTAACGATATACCGATTCTGGGAATTGAACTGGATATCACACCTAGATATGCGGACATCCTTGATTCGCAGCGACTTTACGACGACAACAGATTTATACGGACAAAGCTTGAGCAACTCAAACTCGAAGAGGGAGCATTTACAGGAGGTACCAACActaccgaagaagaaagtgaacaacaagttgatgaagagaGGGCATACGAAGAAGACCTAGACGATAAACTAGATATGAAATTACAGAGAAAATTGCAGAAAGAGTATGaatccaacttgaagttccaCATTCTGCAGCCTCTCACACCACCAGAGAATTTTGCCCCaatcatcaacaagatctacaggtcttcttttcctcaACCAAACAACTTTACATTCTTGAGAAAGCTAAAATTGAAGTCTGTGCTTTGTTTGATTCCCGAAGAATACCCTCAGCTTCATCTTGAGTTCTTGGAGCACGAGAACATCAAACTTTTCCAGTTGGGAATGTCAGGAAACAAAGAGCCGTTTGTGAAAATCAGTTCAGACTTGATTACTGAAGCAGCAAAAATAGTTCTCAATCCAGAAAACCAGCCAATCTTGATCCATTGCAATAGGGGCAAACATAGAACCGGATGCTTGGTAGGAGTATTACGTAGGTTACAGAAATGGTCGTTAACGATTATCTTTGACGAGTACAGAAAGTTTGCCGCTCCTAAGGAAAGACCCATGGATCAGCAGTTT
This window of the Scheffersomyces stipitis CBS 6054 chromosome 6, complete sequence genome carries:
- the SIW14 gene encoding tyrosine phosphatase, with translation DITPRYADILDSQRLYDDNRFIRTKLEQLKLEEGAFTGVDEERAYEEDLDDKLDMKLQRKLQKEYESNLKFHISQPLTPPENFAPIINKIYRSSFPQPNNFTFLRKLKLKSVLCLIPEEYPQLHLEFLEHENIKLFQLGMSGNKEPFVKISSDLITEAAKIVLNPENQPILIHCNRGKHRTGCLVGVLRRLQKWSLTIIFDEYRKFAAPKERPMDQQFIELYDETPIIRYAEENNLLPLQWD